Genomic window (Pseudomonadota bacterium):
CTTCTTTGAGTTTTAATTGAGCCATAATGCTGTTCACCGGGAAGCTCGCTTTTTGGGCGATCCGGTGGAACGACTTGTTGGGCGCGTTGTTTTTTGTGCAATATCAATGAGTGAAAGAAGGGCATTATTGACTGCCTCTTCATTTGGGAACGCCTGAGCAACCTCCGGCCTGAGAACAATGACATTAGATGATTCTTTCATGCGCTCTGCGTATTTGCCCCGTACAAGGCCGGCAGGGAAATCAGAGCGCTTATACTCCGCCCGTAATTCGTCTTTATCAGGTTCTTTATCCTTCTTCATAGACTTCTCGCTCTCCTTTGCTCGCTTTGCGGGCACTTATGATTCGAATTATTTCACCTTTCTCGGTGTGAGATGCCACAACAAGCCGACCTTTTTCTGAAACACCGAAGGTAACATAGCGCTGTTCAGTTATGGAGTGATCAGGATCGGCACCGGTTGCACCCATGGGGTCACTCAGGGCCGTTGCCGCTTCTTCGAATGAGACTCCGTGTTTCTTAAGATTCGATTTTGCCTTTCCGGGGTCCTATTCTATTTTCATATCTCAGATTATATCATATTCTTAGATTTATACCCCAAGTTTTTCAGTCATTCAACACAATTGTCAGCCAGGGCCACATGGCGGCGATCGGCTACGCTAACTAATTCAGTCATGGTTTTTTAATGAAACCTCTGGTTTCAAAAGTTATTTATTTTTTATGGAATGTCCCCTAAGTTCCCACATCTTTTTAAGAAACATCACCTAAGTATAGCGATTGCCTCTTTAACTGCTGCAATATATTTGTTAATATAGCGATGCATAAAATAAATTGTGAAAATTGATCGAAAAAAGAGAATTGATAATCACTCGATTATTAAGGCGTTATAGATAAAGAGCACAAAATACATGTTTCGATAAGGTTGTTATTAATGAAATTTACACTGGAGGCAACGTATGAGCATTAAGGTAACGCTCCATCCGGTCCTGAATAATGATGTTGAAACCATTCTGGATGTTGAGGGAAACACGGTAGGAGACTGTGTGAAATGCGTAATAGAACGCTATCCCCATATAAAAAAAATGATATTTGCAAAAGAAGATAAGCTGAAGTACCATGTGGAAATCTATGTTAACGGACAAACTACA
Coding sequences:
- a CDS encoding MoaD/ThiS family protein encodes the protein MSIKVTLHPVLNNDVETILDVEGNTVGDCVKCVIERYPHIKKMIFAKEDKLKYHVEIYVNGQTTFPQELKYPVKDGDSLSVLVLMMR